Proteins encoded together in one Telopea speciosissima isolate NSW1024214 ecotype Mountain lineage chromosome 4, Tspe_v1, whole genome shotgun sequence window:
- the LOC122657410 gene encoding vesicle-associated membrane protein 724-like gives MGEGQELFIYSFVARGTMILAEYTEFTGNFPAIASQCLQRLPSSNNKFTYNCDHHTFNFLVEDGYAYCVVAKDSAGKQVSIAFLERMKADFKKRYGGGKADTAIAKSLNKEFGPVMKEHMQYITDHAEEIGKLLKVKAQVSEVKSIMLENIDKALDRGEKLDILADKAEDLRSQAQNFKKQGTKIQRKMWYKNMKIKLVVLGILLLLVLIIWVSICHGFDCTN, from the exons ATGGGTGAGGGTCAGGAGTTGTTCATTTACAGCTTCGTGGCCAGAGGGACCATGATCTTGGCGGAGTACACGGAGTTCACGGGCAATTTCCCTGCCATCGCATCTCAGTGTCTTCAGCGCCTCCCTTCCTCCAACAACAAATTCACTTACAACTGCGATCACCACACCTTCAACTTCCTTGTCGAAGATGGCTACG CATATTGTGTAGTCGCCAAAGATTCTGCAGGGAAGCAAGTCTCCATAGCCTTCTTGGAACGAATGAAAGCAGACTTTAAAAAGAGATATGGTGGAGGTAAAGCTGATACTGCCATAGCCAAAAGTCTCAACAAGGAATTCGG ACCTGTTATGAAAGAGCATATGCAATATATCACTGACCATGCTGAAGAGATTGGGAAACTTTTAAAAGTGAAGGCTCAAGTTTCAGAAGTTAAAAGCATTATGCTTGAAAATATTGACAAG GCTCTTGATAGAGGTGAGAAGCTAGATATTCTTGCTGATAAGGCAGAAGATTTGCGTTCTCAG GCACAAAATTTTAAGAAACAAGGAACAAAAATCCAGCGAAAAATGTGGTATAAGAATATGAAAATCAAATTGGTTGTTCTAGGGATCCTCTTACTTCTAGTCCTGATCATCTGGGTTTCTATTTGCCATGGTTTTGACTGCACTAATTAA
- the LOC122660134 gene encoding flowering-promoting factor 1-like protein 3: MSGVWVFKNGVVRLVENPGTETLDGGRQASNSGRRNKVLVHTPSNEVITSYSVLERKLLGLGWERYYNDPDLLQFHIRSTVHLISLPKDFTKFKSMHMYDIVVKNRNCFEVRDM; the protein is encoded by the coding sequence ATGTCTGGAGTGTGGGTTTTCAAGAACGGCGTGGTTCGCCTGGTCGAGAATCCGGGGACGGAGACATTGGACGGCGGTCGTCAAGCCTCAAACTCCGGTCGTCGGAATAAAGTTTTGGTTCATACACCCAGTAACGAGGTGATTACTTCATACTCTGTACTAGAGAGGAAACTATTGGGGTTAGGGTGGGAAAGGTACTACAATGACCCAGACCTGCTTCAATTCCATATACGTTCCACGGTTCACCTCATCTCTCTCCCTAAAGACTTCACCAAGTTCAAATCCATGCACATGTACGACATCGTCGTTAAGAACCGTAATTGTTTTGAAGTTAGGGATATGTAG